GCTTGTTAATGGAAATTTGCATTGGTTAGCCACAAAGAAAGGCTACTCTGATGTTCTAGTCTCTCTAGATATTAGCAATGAGATTTTTATTGAAATAGAACCACCAAAAGAAACTTATGGCCTTTTTTATAATTTGGGGACGTTAGAAGGGTGCCTTTGTTTACTCTTATTTGACGACGATGACGATCATCTTAATATATGGGTAATGCAGAATTATGTAGTTCAAGAATCTTGGACTAAACGTTTTATTGTGAAGCATAAACAAATTGTAGATGATGGTAATCTGAGGTTTATGATTTGGCCTTTTGAGAGTGGTGAGGTACTGATTGGGAGTGTTACTATTGGTACTGCTGGTCTAGTTGTATATGACCCTGATTATGAAAGTGTTAAAGAGCCAAACATTTCTAGTTTATTCTCGCACCAACAAGAGCTTTATTTTGAAAGCTTAGTTTCGCTCGAGTCGAGAACTTATGTAGGGGAGAAGAACAAaatgaaaaacaagaagaaggtgAGGAATCGAATGGAAAAGAATATATAAaaaggagatgaagaagagagcGTCAGAATATATTTTTTTCAGTCCTTGTAATTTATCTTAGTTCGCCTATGTCGTCACTAAGATATCCAGCGTTGTGGGATTAAAACTCAAGCCAAATTTTTTAATCTCTATGATGTAGGAGTCGTAGGACTAAACTCCATAGTAAACACGTCGAAGACAATGCATTTTTCATTTTGGAATGTCAAGCATTCCAGACAAACTCTAAGATGAGTACATGCATGACATCCTTTTAAGATTACATGTGAAATCGTTACTTGCACGTACTTGCAAAAATTGGTTTGAAATAATTTCTAGCTTTGATTTTGTAATTAGATTACCCATTCAAATCCTTACATTATTCAAAAATGGTTTTTTGTTTGCTTGCTTTCCAATTTCACTTGCGCTTGCAGCCAAAGCTGCAAAGAAGTCCGGCTGTATTGTTCACTGAACAGGTGCCCAATTAACGCATGTTTGCATGGTTTATAACTTTATCCGTAATTCGTTGTTATTGGCTTCGTCATATCGGTCGTTATTCCAGAAACATCAATTTTAGATGTCAATTAGATGAGATTTTTGTTAGCGGGAGAGCAAAAAGCGATCTGAGAAGAGCAGAAATCGCGGTCGACTCGCTAACTAGGACCTAGTTACTACATTATTCGAGCTCGGACCAAATTACTCATACTAAATACACCTAATACTCGGGTAAAATTCGTGATCTTTCTTCTGCCTAATCAATTCCACCATTGACGTTAATGGAACATGACCCGATAGGAATATAGCAGAAACCAAGATGGAAACTAGAGAAAATAGCAATCTTGATAACAAAATTCTAAATAAGTTTTATATTTCTCCaatataaaattggaaacacAACTTCTTAACAATCTCTATCTTAGCACTAAatgtatacacataattcatcactCGCCACGTGTCTAAAGAGTCACACGTGGAAGACCCATAGCTCGAGACATCAAGGCACGATGCCACTATCAACACCCAAGGGGCATCTGTCATCTATATATAATCATCATCGAACTGATCTGATGGTTAAGAATCACGGAGCACCGAAAGAACGAGCCACCGAGAAGTACTGAAGAGCACCCGAAGTTCTACTTTATCCCATCTCGAGGAAGATCCAAAATCAATGGTGAGGATTGGTCTCACTGACGAGGATGGGACAAGGGCATCCGACACCTGTCTGACGCGTGCGGACCATCcaaaccacccgcattaaataccctaaGCATAGGGTACGTGTCAATCATCCTGTGGAAGAGAAAGAGGCAACCCTTAGTTGCCGCACATGGCCGTTGAAGCCTTCGTCAAGAACGAAGATACCAGCGGGATTAGCACAGAAATTAAGAAGATAAAGTTGCAATTATCTCTAACAATGGACCCCATGTatcatccctataaatacccctctccactaagagaaaaGGGGTCGACCATTTTTCAATAGGAATAGGATATCttaaagagagagaaataggaagagtaagtatgagttcCATTTCCCCCTAGCTTCGTGATTCAGAGAATTGTTTAACCATCATTGTAACTCTTCAATACATAGTGCAACTccaacccccgtggatgtaggccttagtgctgaaccatgtAAATCATTGTCTCGCTTACATTCAACACTTTACTTTTTGTCTTATCGTTATGTTTTGATCGTATGCACCGTTCGATCTAATCCCCAGTGACCAGACGATGACGAGCCCGAAGGCTAAGAGTCTGATATTGTTTGTGAGCACGTGGATGCCATCgtaatttatgtgttcacaatctggcgctagaaacagggacactagtcccggtaaaagatttatctttcccTGTGATCTTGCTTTTTGGCTCTCAGCACTATTCCCCCTATAATGGTGTTTTGAGCGGTTTACATTTAAGTTTCGAATAACTCACCCGCGTTGTCTTTGAAAAAACGTTCCAGGACTATGATGTCTTTTAGATCAATGTACTTCTGCAAAAAGCATTATAGATCCATGTTATCCTTGACAAAACCTTTTCGGATCTATATTTTTCCCCACTAGTAAAATGATTTCTATGAAAAAACCTTTCGTTAAGAGTTTTCATTATCCTCATACATTTTCTAACAAAACACATGCTGAAGCTAGGCGCACATCTATAAAACCTGTGGACTTGTCACTTTTCTCTAAGTATTGCTAAATCTGTCAGTAGATCTATGTTTACAATGATCGGATCTACATTTCCCCCTGAAGACTTTGAAAACTTTTAAATACCCACTGTGATCTCTTCGAGATGTGTTCTCTTCAAAAACGCTTAAAGGCACCTTTTGGTTTGTGCCCTTTTTCTTTGAACAAACTTTGCTAACAAAATCAACATGGCTTTTGTTTTTTCGACTACGTCTTATTTTTGTAGGAAAGTTAGAGATGGAGAAAACGAAGAAAgtgggaaaaaccaaagcctcatcaaaagAAACACCAAGGACCACTCTAGCGGTAACACGCAGCAAGCAATAGGGAGAAAAATCGAAGGTAGCCAACCAGAAGCCAGATGCCGCAGAAATCACCTCACCATTGAATGCTAATACCGTAGCAACAGCGGCCCTCAAAGCGGCAGCAGCCAAAGCCGATGCAGCAAAGACGATGGAAGCTAGTCGAACTCATGAGCAGCGGGAAGGTTTTGCAGAGTCAACAATGGATCAACCGGCCTTCGGAATACCACCAACGAACGATCAAAACCAAGACCTGCCAGCTACTCAACCTTTGTTGATAGTGAATCAGCCAACGCCCTCACACGTGGATCCACCAGTAGTTACTCCTGATCCTCCCCCTCCTTTAATCCGTACAGTAGACGAAGGTCACACCGTGGCTATTGAAGGACAGGGGCGGACCGGAACCCAAAATCAAGGATCGAACCATTACCCTCAATTGTTGGCCGAGCTTGAGGAACTAAAAAAGAACCAGCGGGTATACACGGATGCTGTAGCACTACTGGCTCGGGAAAATCAAGAACTCAAGGATAGGATCGCCATAAGCATAGGAATGGCACGCCAACATGACGAAGAAAACTCAAAGGCACCGGAGCCCAATCGTGACCGAAGAATCATTGTGACCAACGCCAACAATCCAGAACCATTAAACCAAAGTCCGGCCAGAGGAAACATATTATCCGATCCAGATTATGTCCCCGAAGATTCAGATTATTTCGATAGTGAAAACCGAAGATCAGGACGATCCACAACAAGAGACGACCACCAGCAGGCGATTTAGGACCTTCGTGCGGATATGATGGCTGAAATAAAGCAGTTGAAAGCTAGATAAGGGGGAGGAAGACTataagaggtgatgaaagaagctaacacCACACCACTGACCCACCACCTGGCCAAAGCTCTTATCCCTCAAAAGTGTCTCGTTCCAGCATTCGAATGTTACGACGGATCAAGCGACCCTGCAGCTCATCTTCGGTACTATACTCGCATCTTAGCCCGATGGGAGAAAAACGATGCAGTCCTCTGCAGATATTTTCCTTCAAGTCTAAAAGGATCGGCActatcttggtttgacaacctaccGCCCAACTCCATCGATTCCTACATCCAGCTCactgagaaattcttaagaacgtacATGTATAACAAGGCTGTCAATGCCGGGATGGACAAGCTCTTTTCGCTGGAAATAACTTACAAGGATACAGTCAGGGAATATAccgacagatggcacaagatttatCAAGCTATAGTGAACATAGATCCATTGGTTAGCATTAATTGTTACAAGTGGGGTTTAGATAGGATGAGCCCACTATTCGTCGAGATCCATGGAAGTGTGCCAACAACCGAAGGATATCTTCGAATCATCATCGAGAAGCATGCCCGTTTGGAAGAAATTCAGCGAGAAAATC
This genomic stretch from Papaver somniferum cultivar HN1 chromosome 5, ASM357369v1, whole genome shotgun sequence harbors:
- the LOC113279670 gene encoding F-box protein CPR1-like, translating into MQLNLSIQRNNPNLMLQAEKHIWRRRKDRKVLYSICHDSLTSLLSTDEFLDYAVELDHPLKFLGFSVKLMCCCDGLVCLWFHNRKRQFFCLWNPTTREYKILPKSKIYQVCMVTLGYDYKSNTYKVLASSGSLFEVYSLGLKSWKSIENVPYEVYACNRPSGVLVNGNLHWLATKKGYSDVLVSLDISNEIFIEIEPPKETYGLFYNLGTLEGCLCLLLFDDDDDHLNIWVMQNYVVQESWTKRFIVKHKQIVDDGNLRFMIWPFESGEVLIGSVTIGTAGLVVYDPDYESVKEPNISSLFSHQQELYFESLVSLESRTYVGEKNKMKNKKKPKLQRSPAVLFTEQVPN
- the LOC113279671 gene encoding uncharacterized protein LOC113279671, with product MKEANTTPLTHHLAKALIPQKCLVPAFECYDGSSDPAAHLRYYTRILARWEKNDAVLCRYFPSSLKGSALSWFDNLPPNSIDSYIQLTEKFLRTYMYNKAVNAGMDKLFSLEITYKDTVREYTDRWHKIYQAIVNIDPLVSINCYKWGLDRMSPLFVEIHGSVPTTEGYLRIIIEKHARLEEIQRENPRAQMQRSHLTNSVEQVSGSKRSNSAERPREDGRGRRDDRRRDDRKFEDQVFTKLNTNYTRILREIKDREGLEWPWSKGKQPPRSEKSRDYCEYHCFNGYQTEKCKNLKIMIEKLIIVDHYYDVYQERKGIVF